In a genomic window of Zonotrichia albicollis isolate bZonAlb1 chromosome 7, bZonAlb1.hap1, whole genome shotgun sequence:
- the LOC141729564 gene encoding olfactory receptor 14J1-like yields MSNSSSISHFLLLALADTRQLQLLYFCLLLGISLAALLGNGLIISAIACGHHLHTPMFFFLLNLALSNLGSICTTVPKAMHNSLWDTRNISYTGCAAQAFFFLLFITADYSLLTIMCYDRYVSICKPLHYRTLLGSRACAHMAAAAWASALLYSLLHTANTFFLPLCHGNALGHFFCEIPPILKLSCLNSHLRELGILAVSMCLVFGCFVFIVFSYVHIFRAVLRIPSEQGRHKAFSTCLPHLAVLSLLVITGIFSYLKPPSMSSPSLDLALSLLYSVVPPTLNPLIYSLRNQELKAAVRTLMTGWFRKH; encoded by the coding sequence atgtccaacagcagctccatcagccacttcctcctgctggcactggcagacacgcggcagctgcagctcctgtacttctgcctcttgctgggcatctccctggctgccctcctgggcaacggcctcatcatcagcgccatagcctgcggccaccacctgcacacgcccatgttcttcttcctgctcaacctggccctcagcaacctgggctccatctgcaccactgtccccaaagccatgcacaattccctctgggacaccagaaacatctcctacacaggatgtgctgcacaggcttttttctttcttttatttatcaCAGCAGATTattccctcctgaccatcatgtgttatgaccgctacgtgtccatctgcaaacccctgcactacaggaccctcctgggcagcagagcttgtgcccacatggcagcagctgcctgggccagtgccttgctctattcactgctgcacacagccaatacatttttcctgcccctgtgccatggcaatgctcTGGGCCATTTCTTCTGTGAAATTCCCCCGATTCTCAAACTCTCCTGTTTAAATTCccacctcagggaacttggaaTTCTTGCTGTCAGTATGTGTTTagtatttggttgttttgtattcattgttttctcctatgtgcacatcttcagggctgtgctgaggatcccctctgagcagggacggcacaaagccttttccacctgcctccctcacctggccgtacTCTCACTGTTGGTCATTACTGGCATATTTTCCTActtgaagcccccctccatgtcctccccatccctggatttGGCCCTTTCacttctgtactcagtggtgcctccaaccctgaaccccctcatctacagcctgaggaaccaggagctcaaggctgcagtgaggacactaatgactggatggtttcgaaaacattaa